Proteins from a genomic interval of Trifolium pratense cultivar HEN17-A07 linkage group LG6, ARS_RC_1.1, whole genome shotgun sequence:
- the LOC123890373 gene encoding heterogeneous nuclear ribonucleoprotein Q-like codes for MHKMPGTRQKDATAQNSESPGGNSEPEKPTNSGEQVDLNVDNDQEETSEEEVEYEEIEVEEEVEEEEEEEEEEDEAEEENKPSDGEDAMRVEDEVEKKKHAELLALPPHGSEVYIGGIPREVSEKDLKVFCQSVGEVAQVRIMKGKESNGYAFVTFKTKELASKAMEELNNSEFKGKRIKCSPSQVKHRLFIGNVPKDWTVEDMKKVVAKVGPGVISVELLKDPQGSSRNRGFAFIEYHNHACAEYSRQKMSNSQFKLDNNAPTVSWADPRNSESSASSQVKAVYVKNLPEDITQNRLRELFEHHGKITKVALPPAKAGQEKSRYGFVHFADRSSAMKALKNTEKYEIDGQTLECSLAKPQADQKSSGTSNSHQSSVLPYPSPLGYGALGAGYGALGAGYGAAGFAPPLMYGPGATPAGMAMMPMLLPDGRIAYVLQQPGLQQPGLQQPGLQQSGFQQHAPSPVSRHGRNSGGSSSGEKRSNDNNRNRGHGRYNPY; via the exons ATGCATAAAATGCCCGGGACAAGACAGAAAGATGCAACAGCCCAAAATTCAGAGTCACCAGGGGGAAACAGTGAACCTGAAAAACCGACAAATTCTGGTGAGCAGGTCGATCTTAATGTGGATAATGATCAAGAGGAGACCTCAGAAGAAGAGGTTGAGTATGAAGAGATAGAGGTGGAGGAAGAAgtggaagaggaagaagaggaggaagaggaggAAGACGAAGCAGAGGAAGAGAATAAGCCCTCAGATGGTGAAGATGCGATGAGAGTCGAAGATGAGGTTGAGAAAAAGAAACATGCTGAGCTTCTTGCACTTCCACCTCATGGTTCAGAGGTCTACATTGGGGGAATTCCTCGTGAAGTTTCTGAAAAAGATTTAAAGGTGTTTTGTCAATCTGTGGGAGAAGTGGCACAG GTCAGGATTATGAAAGGGAAAGAATCAAATGGTTATGCTTTTGTGACCTTCAAGACAAAGGAATTGGCATCTAAGGCTATGGAGGAGCTGAACAATTCTGAATTTAAG GGGAAAAGAATAAAGTGCTCACCATCTCAAGTTAAACATAGGTTATTCATTGGTAATGTTCCTAAAGATTGGACCGTAGAAGATATGAAGAAGGTTGTTGCTAAAGTTGGCCCCGGAGTAATTTCTGTGGAACTATTGAAG GATCCACAGGGTTCTAGCCGTAATCGGGGATTTGCTTTTATTGAGTATCACAATCATGCTTGTGCAGAATATTCAAGGCAGAAAATGTCAAACTCACAATTTAAACTTGACAATAATGCTCCAACAGTGAGCTGGGCTGACCCAAGGAATTCTGAATCATCAGCATCCTCTCAG GTGAAAGCAGTATATGTAAAGAACCTTCCAGAAGACATAACTCAGAATCGTCTGAGGGAGCTGTTTGAACATCATGGAAAGATCACAAAAGTGGCTCTCCCTCCTGCTAAAGCCGGACAAGAAAAGAGTAGATATGGTTTTGTGCACTTTGCTGATAGGTCAAGTGCAATGAAGGCATTGAAGAATACGGAGAAGTATGAAATTGATG GCCAAACATTGGAATGCTCACTCGCTAAGCCACAGGCAGACCAGAAGTCATCTGGTACTTCAAATTCGCACCAGTCATCTGTACTTCCTTATCCATCTCCTCTTGGATATGGTGCTCTTGGTGCAGGATATGGTGCACTTGGTGCAGGATATGGTGCTGCTGGCTTTGCGCCG CCACTAATGTATGGTCCGGGAGCAACTCCTGCCGGCATGGCAATGATGCCAATGCTTTTACCAGATGGAAGAATTGCATATGTTTT GCAACAACCAGGTTTGCAGCAGCCAGGATTGCAGCAGCCGGGTTTGCAGCAGTCGGGTTTTCAACAGCATGCTCCATCCCCAGTATCCAGACATGGTAGGAATAGTGGTGGTAGCTCAAGTGGTGAAAAGCGTAGTAACGATAATAACCGTAACCGTGGTCATGGCCGATATAATCCCTACTAA